One window of Klebsiella quasivariicola genomic DNA carries:
- a CDS encoding TonB-dependent siderophore receptor — translation MNVAISRKRPGLLYALVVALPFTAQAEETVVVTASPPASASAPTEGYSASTSLGATKTDQPLITTAQSVSVVTRQQMADQGANTISQALEYTPGVYSSFGGGATRFDAISLRGYHGGDVDNLFLDGMRLMSDGGSHNVVQIDPWFIERVDVIRGPSSALYGQSVPGGVVNLTSKRPQFSQQGHVRLTGGTQNTKGAAFDYTDAINEQWAWRLIGMTRSSDTQYDHTREERYAISPSLLWQPDSDTSLLLRAYLQKDPSGGYHGSLPLEGTRYAHNGRKLSPSTNEGDPGDGYQRRQQIYSYEFDHQFTDVWSVYSAGSYTHTNVSLDQVYQVGWIDDSDMLARGYSGSRGSLDGWSTDNRLRADFNTGDLAHTLILGAEYHRFRNDLWTGAGGAAPLNPFSGYTAQTGHTVTYSDNNNRRYYQTGLYLQDEMAWNRWHVDVSARYDRIVSRQVSDTLGTSNRRSDDHISGRASLLYALDNGLSPYLSYSQAITPAMLPGADGKPLKPTTAEQVEAGLKFQPPGSRDLYSIAIYDLTQKDVATRDPNIATATYIPAGKVHSQGVELEAHHQITPQLSTIASYTWNRLRFQDTKDGTDNNTPQLTPDQMASFWARYQFPAGISLGAGVRYIGKQWADDANTERLPSVTLMDAMIRADLGVWSPGLKGAYVQVNANNIGDREYISGCYGTGNCYWGAERSVMATVGYDF, via the coding sequence ATGAACGTGGCTATTTCCCGAAAACGCCCGGGGCTGCTGTACGCCCTCGTGGTCGCCCTTCCCTTCACCGCGCAAGCCGAAGAGACGGTGGTGGTCACTGCCAGCCCACCGGCGTCTGCCAGCGCGCCGACTGAAGGCTACAGCGCCAGCACTTCGCTCGGGGCGACGAAAACCGACCAGCCGTTAATCACCACCGCCCAGTCGGTGTCGGTGGTCACCCGCCAGCAGATGGCGGACCAGGGGGCGAATACCATCAGCCAGGCGCTGGAATATACCCCGGGGGTTTACTCCAGCTTCGGCGGCGGCGCGACCCGGTTCGACGCTATCTCCCTGCGCGGCTACCACGGCGGCGATGTCGATAACCTGTTCCTCGACGGCATGCGCCTGATGAGCGACGGCGGCAGCCATAACGTTGTGCAAATCGACCCATGGTTTATCGAACGCGTGGATGTGATCCGCGGCCCCTCCTCCGCGCTCTACGGGCAGAGCGTGCCGGGCGGCGTGGTCAACCTGACCTCCAAACGCCCGCAGTTCAGCCAGCAGGGCCACGTCCGTCTGACCGGCGGTACGCAAAATACCAAAGGCGCAGCCTTCGATTACACCGACGCCATCAACGAGCAGTGGGCATGGCGGCTGATCGGGATGACCCGCAGCAGCGACACGCAGTATGACCATACCCGCGAAGAGCGCTACGCGATTTCGCCTTCCCTGCTGTGGCAGCCGGACAGCGATACCTCGCTGCTGCTGCGCGCCTATCTGCAAAAAGATCCCTCCGGCGGCTACCACGGCTCTTTGCCACTGGAGGGCACTCGCTACGCCCACAATGGCCGTAAGCTCTCCCCCAGCACCAACGAAGGCGATCCGGGAGATGGCTATCAGCGGCGCCAGCAGATCTACAGCTATGAGTTTGACCACCAGTTCACCGACGTCTGGTCGGTCTATTCCGCCGGGAGCTACACCCATACCAACGTCTCCCTCGATCAGGTCTACCAGGTCGGCTGGATAGATGACAGCGACATGCTGGCCCGCGGCTACAGCGGTTCGCGCGGTTCGCTGGACGGCTGGTCAACCGATAACCGCCTGCGCGCCGATTTCAATACTGGCGACCTGGCGCATACCCTGATCCTCGGCGCCGAATATCATCGCTTCCGTAACGACCTGTGGACCGGCGCCGGCGGGGCGGCGCCGCTAAACCCGTTTAGCGGCTATACCGCGCAGACCGGCCATACCGTTACCTACAGCGATAACAATAATCGCCGCTACTACCAGACCGGGCTGTACCTGCAGGATGAGATGGCCTGGAACCGCTGGCATGTGGATGTTTCCGCACGCTACGACCGCATCGTTTCCCGGCAGGTCAGTGATACCTTAGGCACCTCAAACCGTCGTTCAGACGACCATATCAGCGGCCGCGCCTCGCTGTTGTACGCTCTGGACAACGGTCTTTCGCCCTACCTGAGCTACAGCCAGGCGATTACCCCGGCGATGCTGCCGGGCGCGGACGGCAAACCATTGAAGCCGACCACCGCCGAGCAGGTTGAAGCCGGCCTGAAGTTCCAGCCGCCGGGCAGCCGCGACCTCTATAGCATTGCGATTTACGACCTGACGCAAAAGGATGTCGCCACCCGCGACCCGAACATCGCCACCGCCACCTATATTCCGGCGGGTAAGGTCCATTCCCAGGGCGTTGAGCTGGAAGCGCACCACCAGATCACCCCGCAGCTGAGTACTATCGCCTCGTATACCTGGAATCGTCTGCGCTTTCAGGACACCAAAGACGGGACCGACAACAACACGCCGCAGCTGACCCCGGATCAAATGGCCTCCTTCTGGGCTCGCTATCAGTTCCCGGCGGGGATCTCCCTTGGCGCTGGCGTCCGCTACATCGGTAAACAGTGGGCGGATGATGCGAATACCGAACGGCTACCGTCGGTCACGCTGATGGATGCCATGATACGGGCCGACCTCGGCGTCTGGTCGCC
- a CDS encoding alpha,alpha-trehalase, translating into MTSTDAHRPAALPCSLRLAIGGALFALMSLNAQAADGKTAPPPSPDILLGPLFNDVQSAKLFADQKTFADAIPNSDPLMILADYRMQKNQASFDLRHFVELNFTLPKENDTYVPPKGQTLRQHIDGLWPVLTRSTVEVEKWDSLLPLPKPYVVPGGRFREVYYWDSYFTMLGLAESGHWDKVEDMVANFAAEIDTWGHIPNGNRTYYLSRSQPPFFSFMVSLLATHDGDQVLKTYQPQLEKEYRYWMAGADALAPGSTDKRAVRMADGALLNRYWDDNDTPRPESWLDDVKTAKSNPNRPATEIYRDLRSAAASGWDFSSRWMDNPQQLATIRTTSIVPVDLNALMFHLEKTLARASRAAGDSAGATQYDALANARQQAIEKYLWNDKEGWYADYDLKTHKVRNQLTAAALFPLYVNAASRERATKVAAAAESRLLKPGGLTTTTVNSGQQWDAPNGWAPLQWVAVEGLQNYGQQKIAMEVSWRFLSNVQHTYDSKQKLVEKYDVSSTGTGGGGGEYPLQDGFGWTNGVTLMMLDLICPQEKPCDALPATRPAASPSAQSQPAANDPAPAAAQKTGS; encoded by the coding sequence ATGACGAGTACTGATGCACATCGTCCCGCTGCTTTGCCCTGTTCCCTGCGCCTGGCAATCGGCGGCGCCCTGTTCGCCCTGATGAGCCTGAACGCTCAGGCGGCAGACGGCAAAACAGCGCCGCCCCCCTCGCCGGATATTCTGCTGGGCCCGCTGTTCAATGATGTCCAGAGCGCAAAGCTCTTTGCCGATCAAAAAACCTTCGCCGACGCCATTCCTAACAGCGATCCGCTGATGATCCTTGCCGATTACCGGATGCAAAAAAACCAGGCCAGCTTTGACCTGCGCCACTTTGTCGAGCTGAACTTCACGCTGCCGAAAGAAAATGACACTTATGTGCCGCCTAAAGGGCAAACCCTGCGTCAGCATATCGATGGCCTGTGGCCGGTCCTGACCCGCAGCACCGTCGAGGTGGAAAAATGGGACTCGCTGCTGCCGCTGCCTAAGCCCTACGTGGTCCCCGGAGGACGCTTTCGCGAAGTCTATTACTGGGACAGCTATTTCACCATGCTGGGTCTTGCCGAAAGCGGTCACTGGGATAAAGTCGAGGATATGGTCGCCAACTTCGCCGCGGAAATTGATACCTGGGGCCATATCCCCAACGGCAACCGCACCTATTACCTCAGCCGTTCGCAGCCCCCCTTCTTCTCCTTTATGGTAAGCCTGCTGGCGACGCACGATGGCGACCAGGTGCTGAAAACTTACCAGCCGCAGCTGGAGAAAGAGTATCGCTACTGGATGGCCGGGGCGGACGCGCTGGCCCCCGGCAGCACCGACAAACGGGCGGTGCGGATGGCGGATGGCGCGCTGCTCAACCGCTACTGGGACGATAACGACACCCCGCGTCCCGAGTCCTGGCTTGACGACGTCAAAACCGCCAAAAGCAACCCGAATCGTCCGGCAACCGAGATCTATCGCGACCTGCGCTCCGCCGCCGCCTCCGGCTGGGATTTCAGCTCCCGCTGGATGGATAATCCGCAGCAGCTCGCCACCATTCGCACCACCTCGATTGTCCCGGTCGATCTCAATGCCCTGATGTTCCATCTGGAGAAAACCCTCGCCCGCGCCAGCAGGGCAGCGGGGGACAGCGCTGGCGCTACGCAGTACGATGCGCTGGCTAACGCCCGCCAGCAGGCCATCGAGAAATATCTGTGGAATGATAAAGAGGGATGGTACGCCGACTACGATCTGAAAACCCACAAGGTGCGCAATCAGCTGACCGCGGCGGCGCTGTTCCCGCTGTACGTCAATGCGGCGTCACGCGAGCGGGCGACGAAAGTGGCCGCCGCCGCTGAGTCGCGCCTGCTCAAACCCGGTGGACTGACCACCACCACCGTCAACAGCGGCCAGCAGTGGGACGCCCCGAACGGCTGGGCGCCGCTGCAGTGGGTGGCGGTCGAGGGCCTGCAAAACTACGGCCAACAAAAGATCGCCATGGAGGTCAGCTGGCGCTTCCTGAGCAACGTTCAGCATACCTATGACAGCAAGCAAAAGCTGGTGGAGAAGTATGACGTCAGCTCGACCGGCACCGGCGGCGGCGGTGGGGAATATCCGCTACAGGATGGCTTTGGCTGGACCAATGGCGTCACCCTGATGATGCTGGATCTGATCTGTCCGCAGGAGAAACCCTGTGACGCCCTGCCCGCCACGCGCCCGGCGGCGTCTCCTTCCGCGCAGAGCCAGCCCGCCGCCAACGACCCGGCGCCGGCGGCCGCGCAAAAGACCGGCTCCTGA
- a CDS encoding alpha/beta hydrolase codes for MNRRQFLLFSAAALSAARGAAATAPAMTLPLWPDQPPGGGGPGGEARLSARGALSHIARPVLTVWQPARATGHGVLVAAGGGYQRIEMASEAWPAAHWLTAHGYTAYVLSYRLPGEGWRAGALAPLQDAQRALRLIRARESQVSVLGFSAGGHLLGMAACRPAFASYPPEDVLDHQPATADGAALIYPVITLLPPWSHTATHRQLVGPQASEAADRAWSVQTWVTQATPPCFLVQAQDDPVSDPHNTLLMADACRQHQVPVQLWRYASGGHGFGMGRPGTPTTAWPADYAAWLTALASTMAQKT; via the coding sequence ATGAATCGACGTCAATTTCTGCTGTTCAGCGCCGCCGCGCTGTCTGCGGCGCGGGGCGCGGCGGCCACTGCTCCGGCGATGACGCTGCCGCTGTGGCCGGATCAACCGCCGGGGGGCGGCGGGCCGGGGGGCGAGGCCCGGTTATCCGCCCGCGGCGCGCTGAGCCATATCGCTCGTCCTGTGCTGACGGTCTGGCAACCCGCCCGGGCCACTGGCCACGGAGTGTTGGTGGCGGCCGGCGGCGGATACCAGCGGATCGAGATGGCCAGTGAGGCCTGGCCGGCGGCGCACTGGCTGACGGCGCACGGCTATACCGCCTATGTGCTGAGCTACCGCTTGCCGGGGGAAGGGTGGCGGGCCGGGGCGCTGGCGCCGCTGCAGGATGCGCAGCGGGCCCTGCGGCTGATTCGCGCCCGGGAATCGCAGGTCAGCGTGCTCGGTTTTTCGGCGGGGGGACATCTGCTGGGGATGGCCGCCTGTCGGCCGGCGTTTGCCAGCTATCCGCCGGAGGATGTGCTGGACCACCAGCCCGCCACCGCCGACGGCGCCGCGCTGATCTATCCGGTGATCACGCTCCTGCCGCCCTGGAGCCATACGGCGACTCATCGCCAGTTGGTGGGGCCGCAGGCGAGCGAAGCAGCCGACCGCGCCTGGTCGGTACAAACCTGGGTGACACAGGCCACGCCGCCCTGTTTCCTGGTGCAGGCGCAGGACGATCCGGTTTCCGACCCGCATAATACGCTGTTGATGGCCGACGCCTGCCGTCAGCATCAGGTTCCGGTGCAGCTCTGGCGCTATGCCAGCGGCGGGCATGGCTTTGGCATGGGGCGCCCGGGCACGCCGACGACCGCCTGGCCCGCGGACTATGCCGCCTGGCTGACGGCGCTGGCGTCCACGATGGCGCAAAAAACATAG
- a CDS encoding circularly permuted type 2 ATP-grasp protein, which yields MIKITLPDGHYYDEMLTAQGEQRPHYNAWWQWFRNTDQFSIRQKKAQAELLFHRIGITFNVYGEDEGTERLIPFDSVPRIIPAGEWQRIDRGIRQRVKALNAFLYDIYHEQNILRAGLIPAEQVLANEQYQPCMQGINLPNNTYAHITGVDMVRNNDGQYYVLEDNLRTPSGVSYMLENRKMMMRLYPEMFEQHHIAPVERYPSYLLQTLRESSLVDDPCVVVMTPGRFNSAYFEHSFLAQQMGVELVESADLFIKNGAVYMRTTEGPRRVDVIYRRIDDAWLDPLAFRADSMLGVPGLLSVYRAGGVVLANAIGTGVADDKSIYPYVPEMIRFYLGEQPILSNIPTWQCRKAEDLRYVLSNLELMVVKEVHGAGGYGMLVGPRSTKEEREAFRQRLLANPANYIAQDTLALSTCPTFVDEGLSPRHIDLRPYVLSGQEMRLVPGGLTRVALTEGSLVVNSSQGGGTKDTWVMEDDASC from the coding sequence ATGATAAAAATTACGCTTCCTGATGGGCATTATTATGACGAGATGCTGACCGCGCAGGGGGAACAGCGGCCGCACTATAATGCCTGGTGGCAATGGTTTCGCAACACCGATCAATTCTCTATCCGGCAGAAAAAAGCGCAAGCGGAACTGCTTTTTCACCGTATCGGCATCACCTTTAACGTGTACGGCGAGGATGAGGGAACCGAGCGGCTGATCCCGTTTGACAGTGTGCCGCGGATCATACCCGCCGGGGAGTGGCAGCGCATTGACCGCGGCATTCGCCAACGGGTGAAAGCGCTGAACGCCTTCCTCTATGACATCTATCATGAGCAGAATATCCTGCGCGCGGGGCTGATCCCGGCCGAGCAGGTGCTGGCCAACGAGCAGTATCAGCCGTGCATGCAGGGCATCAACCTGCCAAACAACACCTATGCCCATATCACCGGCGTCGATATGGTGCGCAATAACGACGGTCAGTACTACGTGCTGGAGGATAATTTGCGTACGCCGTCCGGCGTCTCCTACATGCTCGAAAACCGTAAGATGATGATGCGCCTCTATCCGGAGATGTTCGAGCAGCATCACATTGCGCCGGTGGAGCGTTACCCAAGCTACCTCCTGCAGACCCTGCGCGAAAGCTCGCTGGTGGATGACCCCTGTGTCGTGGTGATGACCCCGGGGCGCTTCAACAGCGCCTACTTCGAGCACAGCTTCCTGGCGCAGCAGATGGGGGTCGAGCTGGTGGAAAGCGCCGACCTGTTCATTAAGAACGGCGCGGTGTATATGCGGACCACCGAGGGGCCGCGGCGGGTGGATGTGATTTATCGCCGCATCGACGACGCCTGGCTCGACCCGCTGGCCTTCCGCGCCGATTCGATGCTCGGCGTACCGGGGCTGCTGTCCGTCTATCGCGCCGGCGGCGTGGTACTGGCCAACGCCATCGGCACCGGTGTCGCCGACGACAAATCGATCTATCCGTACGTTCCGGAGATGATCCGCTTTTACCTCGGCGAACAGCCGATCCTCAGTAATATCCCCACCTGGCAGTGCCGGAAAGCAGAGGACCTGCGCTATGTGCTGAGTAACCTCGAGCTGATGGTGGTCAAGGAGGTCCATGGCGCCGGGGGCTACGGCATGCTGGTTGGCCCGCGTTCGACCAAAGAGGAGCGAGAGGCCTTCCGCCAGCGCCTGCTGGCCAATCCGGCCAACTATATTGCCCAGGACACCCTCGCGCTGTCGACCTGTCCCACCTTCGTTGATGAAGGTCTGTCGCCGCGACATATCGATTTACGGCCCTACGTGCTGTCCGGGCAGGAGATGCGGCTGGTGCCCGGCGGCCTGACCCGCGTGGCGCTGACCGAAGGGTCGCTGGTGGTCAACTCGTCGCAGGGCGGCGGAACCAAGGATACCTGGGTGATGGAGGATGACGCATCATGCTAA
- a CDS encoding alpha-E domain-containing protein, whose amino-acid sequence MLSRTASELFWMARYLERAESYARVLDVTWKLSMIPRHSQQSRDLALPLNLSMTHELFQARHARFTMSNLLNFFALDGNNPCSIYSCVEMAWNNAHAVRGSLSAEVWESINATRIELRTLRQQGLGELGSDGFFEWVKERVHLFRGAVIGTLLRNDALSFIGIGTLIERAFATTQLLLIKDQQLTNDPDPVREYYRLDTLLNAVSAREAYNSLYRQPVSRETVMELLILRNDIPRSLRASIADLVGELEKIANDRSYQPLRLAHQLNVDLRFSTRADLAQADLQITLNGLLARINALSDSIRQTYLEAL is encoded by the coding sequence ATGCTAAGTCGTACGGCGAGTGAACTGTTCTGGATGGCCCGCTATCTCGAGCGGGCGGAGAGCTACGCCCGGGTACTGGACGTGACCTGGAAATTATCGATGATCCCCCGCCACAGCCAGCAGTCGCGGGATCTGGCGCTGCCGCTGAATTTGTCGATGACCCACGAGCTGTTTCAGGCGCGCCATGCCCGCTTTACCATGAGCAACCTGCTCAACTTTTTTGCCCTCGATGGCAACAACCCCTGCAGCATTTACAGCTGCGTGGAGATGGCGTGGAACAATGCGCACGCGGTGCGCGGCAGCCTGTCGGCCGAGGTGTGGGAGAGCATCAATGCGACCCGAATCGAGCTGCGAACCCTGCGCCAGCAGGGGCTGGGCGAACTGGGCAGCGACGGCTTTTTCGAGTGGGTGAAAGAGCGGGTGCATCTGTTTCGCGGGGCGGTGATCGGCACGCTGCTGCGCAACGACGCCCTGAGCTTTATCGGTATTGGCACCCTGATTGAGCGTGCGTTTGCCACCACCCAGCTGCTGCTGATTAAGGATCAACAGCTAACCAACGATCCGGACCCGGTGCGGGAATACTACCGGCTGGATACCCTGCTCAATGCGGTTAGCGCCCGCGAAGCCTACAACAGCCTCTATCGCCAGCCGGTCAGTCGGGAAACGGTGATGGAGCTGCTGATCCTGCGCAACGATATTCCGCGTTCGCTGCGCGCCAGCATTGCCGATCTGGTCGGCGAGCTGGAGAAAATCGCCAACGATCGCTCCTATCAACCGCTGCGCCTGGCGCATCAGCTCAACGTTGACCTGCGCTTCAGTACCCGCGCCGACCTGGCGCAGGCGGACCTGCAGATCACCCTTAACGGCCTGCTGGCGAGAATTAACGCGCTGTCCGACAGCATCAGACAAACCTATCTGGAGGCCTTATGA
- a CDS encoding transglutaminase domain-containing protein, with protein MKLVIDHLTRYGYDEEVKFSTQYLRLTPRSTGRQTITAWTLTLPDGAAVTTTDGWGNVLHVLTLDNPHKEITIRASGIVDIADEEEEVRGEEAELLSPLVFLRSTPLTRADTAIREFAQRLYRPDAAEESLNQLMADLLLRMPYSPGATRVQDSAADAFARAKGVCQDHTHVFLACCRALEIPARYVSGYVYSDNARHVAMHAWAEVWFDGRWRSFDITNNTRRLNQHLRLATGLDYLDACPVRGTRLGGGGEIMLTNAEVREHSQQAQQQ; from the coding sequence ATGAAACTGGTCATCGATCATCTCACTCGCTATGGCTACGATGAAGAAGTGAAGTTTTCCACCCAGTATTTGCGCCTGACGCCGCGCAGCACCGGCCGGCAGACCATCACCGCCTGGACGCTGACCCTGCCGGACGGTGCGGCGGTGACCACCACCGACGGCTGGGGCAATGTGCTGCATGTGTTGACGCTGGATAACCCGCACAAGGAGATCACCATTCGCGCCAGCGGGATTGTCGATATCGCCGACGAGGAAGAGGAGGTGAGGGGGGAAGAGGCCGAACTGCTGTCGCCGCTGGTGTTTCTGCGCAGTACGCCGCTAACCCGCGCCGATACGGCGATCCGTGAGTTTGCCCAGCGCCTCTATCGTCCCGATGCGGCGGAGGAGAGTCTGAATCAGCTGATGGCGGATCTGCTGTTAAGAATGCCATACTCCCCCGGCGCGACCCGGGTGCAGGACTCCGCCGCCGACGCCTTCGCCCGCGCGAAGGGGGTGTGTCAGGATCATACCCATGTTTTTCTCGCCTGCTGCCGGGCGCTGGAGATCCCGGCGCGCTACGTCAGCGGTTATGTATACAGTGATAACGCCCGGCATGTGGCGATGCACGCCTGGGCGGAAGTCTGGTTCGACGGCCGCTGGCGATCGTTTGATATCACCAATAATACCCGTCGCCTGAATCAGCATTTGCGGCTGGCGACCGGGCTGGATTATCTCGACGCCTGCCCGGTACGGGGCACCCGGCTGGGCGGCGGCGGGGAAATTATGTTAACCAACGCTGAAGTGCGCGAACACAGCCAGCAGGCGCAGCAGCAATAA
- a CDS encoding proteasome-type protease, with translation MTYCVAMCLADGLVFASDSRTNAGVDHIATFKKLHVFHQEGERVLVLQSAGNLATTQSVISLLSARIRTQQEPNLMQVTSLYDAAMLIGKTLLEVIQRDSSNQQNCSNTNFNCNLLLGGQIAGETHRLFHIYPEGNFIEATRDTPYFQIGESKYGKPIIDRVLTIDTPLEQAMCCALISIDSTLRSNLSVGLPLDTLLYRSDSLSSAGQHRITDSDPYFNRIRKAWSEGLLHTFRTLPTWTPAEREEE, from the coding sequence ATGACCTACTGTGTGGCCATGTGCCTGGCGGATGGACTGGTGTTTGCTTCCGACTCCCGCACCAACGCGGGCGTCGACCATATTGCCACTTTTAAAAAGCTACACGTTTTCCATCAGGAGGGGGAACGGGTGCTGGTGCTGCAATCCGCCGGCAACCTGGCCACCACCCAGAGCGTGATAAGCCTGCTCAGCGCGCGCATCCGAACCCAGCAAGAGCCGAACCTGATGCAGGTCACCTCCCTCTACGACGCCGCGATGCTGATCGGTAAAACGCTGCTGGAGGTGATCCAGCGCGACAGCAGCAACCAGCAGAACTGCAGTAACACCAACTTCAACTGCAACCTGCTGCTTGGCGGTCAGATCGCCGGCGAAACCCATCGTCTGTTCCACATTTATCCGGAGGGTAACTTTATTGAAGCCACCCGCGACACGCCCTATTTCCAGATTGGCGAAAGCAAGTACGGCAAGCCGATCATCGATCGGGTGCTGACCATCGATACGCCGCTGGAGCAGGCGATGTGCTGCGCGCTCATCTCCATTGACTCGACGCTGCGCAGTAATCTGTCGGTCGGCCTGCCGCTGGATACGCTGCTCTACCGCAGCGACAGTCTGAGCAGCGCCGGGCAGCATCGCATCACCGACAGCGATCCCTATTTTAACCGCATCCGCAAGGCGTGGTCCGAGGGGCTGCTGCATACCTTCCGCACCCTGCCGACCTGGACGCCAGCGGAGCGGGAAGAGGAGTAG
- a CDS encoding fatty acid desaturase: MTEKKTAVYVDDQQRILNRQLARSWLWRSELPTWLLIVTVYGGWFACVAGWQTLGLMPATLLLIWFTTWYMSLQHELIHGHPTRLAWFNQLLGTLPLAVWYPYGIYRDSHLAHHRNHLLTHPEDDPESYYVTAESWQRFTAWQRRLIHLRNTFWGRLLLAPLMDIIHTLNSALHAFREGDRRAIAMWSLHLLLLTGLLAWMVAQGFSPLWFVLAVSYPALALTKVRSFLEHRAADDPLARSVINEAGLPWRVLFLNLNYHAVHHDLPGVPWYALRRLYLHRQAVYLQRNQGFLVRGYGEWRRHFGRRAVAVNAHPGFGEQAQAGGEHG; encoded by the coding sequence GTGACGGAAAAGAAGACGGCTGTCTATGTGGATGACCAGCAGCGCATCCTGAACCGCCAGCTGGCGCGCAGCTGGCTGTGGCGCAGCGAGCTGCCGACATGGCTGCTGATTGTGACGGTTTACGGCGGCTGGTTTGCCTGCGTGGCGGGCTGGCAGACGCTGGGGTTGATGCCGGCCACGCTGCTGCTGATCTGGTTTACCACCTGGTATATGTCCTTACAGCATGAGCTTATCCATGGGCATCCCACCCGGCTGGCATGGTTTAACCAGCTGTTGGGGACGCTGCCGCTGGCGGTCTGGTATCCCTATGGCATCTACCGCGACAGCCATCTGGCGCACCATCGCAACCATCTACTGACGCACCCCGAGGACGACCCCGAATCGTACTATGTGACGGCGGAAAGCTGGCAGCGCTTCACTGCCTGGCAGCGCCGCCTTATCCACCTGCGCAATACCTTCTGGGGACGGCTGCTGCTGGCGCCGCTGATGGATATAATTCACACCCTGAACAGCGCGTTGCACGCTTTCCGCGAGGGCGACCGCCGCGCTATCGCCATGTGGAGTCTGCATCTGTTGCTGCTGACGGGCCTGCTGGCCTGGATGGTGGCGCAGGGTTTTTCCCCACTGTGGTTTGTGCTGGCGGTGAGCTATCCGGCGCTGGCCCTGACCAAAGTGCGCTCTTTTCTCGAACACCGCGCCGCGGATGACCCGCTGGCCCGCTCGGTGATCAACGAGGCCGGGCTCCCCTGGCGGGTGCTGTTCCTCAATCTCAACTACCATGCGGTGCATCATGACCTGCCCGGCGTCCCCTGGTACGCTTTACGTCGGCTGTATCTGCATCGCCAGGCGGTTTATCTGCAGCGTAATCAGGGGTTCCTGGTGCGTGGGTACGGCGAGTGGCGACGCCATTTTGGCCGCCGGGCAGTGGCGGTGAACGCCCATCCGGGCTTTGGCGAGCAGGCGCAAGCGGGAGGAGAACATGGCTGA
- a CDS encoding phosphate/phosphite/phosphonate ABC transporter substrate-binding protein, which translates to MAERMTFPMYAIHRQQTQALWQAVQSLLAERGVTVTGDPPAADPEDLLDHWRQPTLLLSQTCGYPLVTQLPEVQTVGCFHYAAPGCEGRRYRSLLVVREADRHRMLGDFFGRRAVCNAEHSQSGYNVLRKMVAPLSREGRFFSAVVFSGSHRQSLRELQQENADIAAIDCVTYALLQRHQPQALAGLVAIGWSPAAPGLPLITAGATPAATLNSLREALQQLVSDARYRPLCDALLICGYSDMSREAYAPLLAWRDEAAALGVSQL; encoded by the coding sequence ATGGCTGAACGCATGACCTTTCCGATGTATGCCATCCACCGTCAACAGACCCAGGCCCTGTGGCAGGCGGTGCAGTCGCTGCTGGCCGAACGCGGCGTGACCGTGACGGGAGATCCTCCGGCGGCTGACCCCGAGGATCTGCTGGACCACTGGCGCCAGCCGACGCTGTTGCTGAGCCAGACCTGCGGCTACCCGCTGGTGACTCAGCTGCCGGAGGTGCAGACGGTGGGCTGTTTCCACTACGCCGCGCCCGGTTGTGAAGGGCGCCGCTACCGCAGCCTGCTGGTGGTCCGCGAAGCGGATAGGCACCGGATGCTGGGGGACTTTTTTGGCCGTCGGGCGGTGTGCAATGCCGAGCACTCGCAGTCCGGCTACAACGTGCTGCGTAAAATGGTCGCGCCGCTCTCCCGGGAGGGGCGATTTTTTTCGGCGGTGGTGTTCAGCGGCAGCCATCGGCAGTCGCTGCGCGAGCTGCAGCAGGAAAACGCCGATATCGCCGCCATCGACTGCGTGACCTACGCGCTGCTGCAGCGCCATCAGCCGCAGGCCCTGGCAGGCCTGGTGGCGATCGGCTGGAGCCCGGCCGCGCCAGGGCTGCCGCTGATCACCGCCGGCGCCACCCCGGCGGCGACGCTGAATAGCCTGCGCGAGGCGCTCCAGCAGCTGGTGAGCGATGCGCGCTATCGCCCCCTGTGCGACGCCTTGCTGATCTGCGGCTATAGCGATATGTCGCGGGAGGCCTATGCGCCGCTGCTGGCGTGGCGGGATGAGGCCGCGGCGCTGGGGGTCAGCCAGCTATAG